The following coding sequences are from one Arachis hypogaea cultivar Tifrunner chromosome 7, arahy.Tifrunner.gnm2.J5K5, whole genome shotgun sequence window:
- the LOC112702532 gene encoding protein RSI-1, with protein sequence MAARSSTSSIVFIALSLLLLLTFSNVAEAYGSARLRPSDCKPRCSYRCSATSHKKPCMFFCQKCCAKCLCVPPGTYGNKQVCPCYNTWKTKEGGPKCP encoded by the exons ATGGCAGCACGTTCTTCCACCAGCTCCATCGTCTTCATTGCTCTCTCTTTGCTTCTTTTGCTCACATTCTCCAATGTGGCTGAG GCTTATGGAAGTGCAAGACTTCGCCCTTCAG ATTGTAAACCAAGGTGCAGTTACCGTTGCTCAGCAACTTCACACAAGAAGCCATGCATGTTTTTCTGCCAGAAATGTTGCGCCAAATGCCTGTGTGTTCCTCCTGGTACATATGGAAACAAGCAAGTGTGCCCTTGCTACAACACCTGGAAGACCAAGGAAGGGGGTCCCAAATGCCCTTAA
- the LOC112701158 gene encoding uncharacterized protein: MKKPKAAETSPSPSSAASPSPTTQSSHLPPPSPPPTTSGAAIPSSTKKRPLESDSFSNYYKIRALIPDLRPHFIQVLRTPDYKSSKESREIREQLKIVVKLYDDMKAEAVSLAKYKQDGQNLDHKTQQEQQPQHMKSPEQIQVEIMALAEEGQGTYVVGGSAFGWNFITFSGEEAVYYGRTKEQFRSTQVRTQPGLNRIVSFIDRGC; this comes from the coding sequence ATGAAAAAACCAAAAGCAGCTGaaacttctccttctccttcttctgctGCTTCTCCATCACCAACAACTCAAAGTTCACACCTTCCTCCTCCTTCACCACCACCAACAACGAGTGGTGCTGCTATTCCTTCTTCAACGAAAAAGAGGCCTCTCGAATCTGATTCTTTTTCCAACTACTACAAGATTCGCGCACTTATTCCAGACCTTCGCCCCCATTTCATCCAGGTTCTACGAACTCCCGACTACAAAAGTAGCAAAGAATCCCGAGAAATTCGAGAACAATTGAAGATTGTTGTGAAGTTATATGACGATATGAAAGCAGAAGCAGTTTCGTTGGCAAAGTATAAGCAAGATGGCCAAAACTTGGATCACAAAACACAGCAAGAGCAGCAGCCTCAACATATGAAGTCTCCAGAGCAGATTCAAGTTGAGATTATGGCATTGGCTGAAGAAGGTCAAGGGACATATGTAGTTGGTGGATCGGCATTTGGCTGGAATTTCATCACCTTTTCAGGGGAGGAAGCTGTCTATTATGGTAGGACAAAGGAACAATTTCGATCGACACAAGTGAGGACTCAGCCAGGGCTTAACAGAATAGTTTCATTCATCGATAGAGGGTGCTAA